One Clostridium estertheticum DNA segment encodes these proteins:
- the ltrA gene encoding group II intron reverse transcriptase/maturase, whose product MRSQQQETAREFGNNLDENLGELVEELKSKRYKAKLVKRVYIPKGNGKTRPLGLPTLRDKIVQKAVANILEAIYEQDFLKCSYGYRPKVGAQKAVKDITKELQEKYSYVVEADIRNFFGNIDHQWLGKMLELRIKDKAFLRLIKKWLKAGILDTDGKVINPITGCPQGSIVSPILANIYLHYTLDLWFEKIVKPACTGETYICRLADDLICAFRYKADAEKFYKVLGKRLGKFKLELAEEKTNIVSFSRFRKYENTSFEFLGFEFRWAVSRNGKDIIKRRTSRVKLRKSIKAFSLWCKDNRSKRIRKIVETLNSKYRGYFNYYGVIGNSKGINEFYGATLKILYKWLNRRSQRKSFNWNEFNVKMKWYGLIKPRVVEKADNQIRFEECFV is encoded by the coding sequence ATAAGAAGTCAGCAACAGGAAACAGCTAGAGAGTTTGGAAATAATTTAGATGAAAATCTAGGAGAATTAGTTGAAGAACTTAAGAGCAAAAGGTACAAAGCAAAGCTAGTAAAAAGAGTGTATATACCAAAAGGAAATGGAAAAACAAGACCACTAGGGCTTCCAACATTGAGGGATAAAATAGTACAAAAAGCGGTAGCTAATATACTAGAAGCAATATATGAACAAGATTTTCTGAAATGTAGCTATGGTTATAGACCGAAGGTTGGGGCACAAAAAGCAGTTAAGGACATTACAAAGGAATTACAAGAAAAATACAGTTATGTGGTGGAAGCAGACATAAGAAACTTTTTTGGGAACATAGACCATCAATGGTTAGGAAAAATGTTAGAGTTACGAATAAAGGATAAGGCATTTTTAAGGTTGATAAAGAAGTGGCTCAAAGCAGGAATATTAGATACTGATGGTAAAGTTATAAACCCAATAACCGGTTGTCCACAGGGTTCCATAGTAAGTCCGATACTGGCGAATATTTATTTACACTATACTTTAGATTTATGGTTTGAGAAAATTGTAAAACCTGCTTGTACAGGAGAAACCTATATATGTCGTCTAGCGGATGACCTTATATGTGCATTCAGATACAAAGCTGATGCTGAAAAGTTTTACAAAGTACTAGGAAAAAGGCTTGGTAAGTTCAAATTAGAACTAGCCGAGGAGAAAACCAATATAGTAAGCTTCTCACGCTTCAGAAAGTATGAAAATACAAGCTTTGAATTTCTTGGATTTGAATTTCGATGGGCAGTATCCCGAAATGGTAAAGATATAATAAAGAGAAGAACCAGTAGGGTCAAATTAAGGAAATCAATAAAGGCGTTTAGCCTATGGTGTAAAGATAATCGTAGTAAAAGAATTAGAAAAATAGTGGAAACGTTGAATTCTAAGTACAGGGGTTATTTCAACTATTACGGGGTAATAGGAAATAGTAAAGGAATAAATGAATTTTACGGAGCAACTTTAAAAATATTATACAAATGGTTGAATCGCAGAAGTCAAAGGAAAAGCTTTAACTGGAATGAATTTAATGTAAAAATGAAATGGTATGGACTAATTAAACCTAGAGTAGTTGAAAAAGCTGATAATCAGATAAGATTTGAAGAATGTTTTGTTTAA
- a CDS encoding GNAT family N-acetyltransferase, translating into MNYLRKLIGQKCYLSPIDASETEKVAKWSNNIEVAIRTGDISDMITYEAQRRYLENMNNSSGYAFYIIREDDDEVIGIGRLMRVNLINRNAVMGMFIGERNDRSKGIGSEATNLLLDFGFNVLNLMNIMIETYSFNEPAIKACKKCGFKEIGRRRKSIIYGNNVYDEVFMDILSEEFQNSIINKVLNKQYNFY; encoded by the coding sequence ATGAATTATTTAAGAAAGCTAATTGGACAGAAGTGTTATTTATCACCAATAGATGCTAGTGAAACAGAAAAAGTTGCTAAGTGGAGTAATAATATTGAAGTAGCTATTAGAACAGGTGATATATCAGATATGATTACATATGAGGCACAAAGAAGATATCTTGAAAATATGAATAATAGTAGCGGTTATGCCTTTTATATTATAAGGGAAGATGATGATGAAGTTATTGGAATCGGAAGACTAATGAGAGTAAATCTTATAAATAGAAATGCTGTTATGGGTATGTTTATTGGCGAAAGAAATGATAGGAGCAAAGGTATAGGATCAGAAGCTACAAACTTATTACTAGACTTTGGGTTTAATGTTCTTAATCTAATGAATATAATGATTGAAACCTATTCTTTCAATGAACCAGCAATAAAAGCATGCAAAAAATGTGGTTTTAAGGAAATTGGCAGGCGAAGAAAATCAATTATATATGGAAATAATGTGTATGATGAAGTTTTTATGGATATACTTAGCGAAGAGTTTCAAAACTCAATAATTAATAAGGTATTGAATAAACAATATAACTTCTACTAG